The proteins below are encoded in one region of Bremerella sp. P1:
- a CDS encoding arylsulfatase, producing the protein MMTRTLTSLLLAIVGLGLFCPELAEAKKPNIIYILADDLGIGDLGCYGQEKFETPNIDRLATEGMKFTDHYSGSTVCAPTRSVLMTGLHTGHTPVRGNAEVRPVGQQPIPADTVTLPELLKEAGYRTGAFGKWGLGFPGSEGDPIKQGFDVFYGYNCQRNAHTYYPTWLYDNEKKIELDGKTYSHDLIMDQALQFIRDNKDKPFFCYLPITIPHAAMHVPEEYVAPYRQKFSEFEDKIGKYSGPPVKNPIAAFAGMCTKMDEDVGRVMHLVNELGLDDNTIVMFTSDNGAHQEGGHDPKFFNSNGPYRGHKRDLTDGGIRAPFLVRWPGHVKPGTESHLISAHWDVLPTLCQLAGAEVPEGLDGITMVPELTGEGDQPQHDYLYWEFFERGGRRAVRMGQWKAVQNDMTADPDAHIALYNIEKDVEENVDLSKQHPELIAKVREIFDQAHTENDRFKFKFERK; encoded by the coding sequence ATGATGACCCGTACGCTTACCAGCTTGTTGTTAGCCATTGTCGGCCTTGGTTTGTTCTGCCCGGAACTGGCCGAAGCCAAAAAGCCAAACATCATTTACATCCTCGCCGACGATCTGGGGATTGGCGATCTTGGCTGCTACGGCCAAGAGAAGTTCGAGACCCCCAACATCGATCGCCTGGCGACCGAAGGGATGAAGTTCACCGATCACTACAGCGGCAGCACCGTGTGTGCTCCGACGCGTAGCGTGCTGATGACAGGGCTGCACACCGGGCACACGCCTGTCCGCGGCAATGCCGAAGTGCGACCGGTCGGCCAACAGCCGATTCCGGCCGATACCGTTACGCTGCCCGAGCTGCTCAAGGAAGCTGGTTACAGGACCGGTGCTTTCGGCAAGTGGGGCCTCGGCTTTCCTGGCTCGGAAGGGGACCCCATCAAGCAAGGCTTCGACGTCTTCTATGGTTACAACTGCCAGCGTAACGCTCACACGTACTATCCAACCTGGTTGTACGACAACGAGAAGAAGATCGAGCTCGACGGCAAGACCTACTCGCACGATCTGATTATGGATCAGGCTCTTCAGTTCATTCGCGACAACAAGGACAAGCCGTTCTTCTGCTACCTGCCGATCACCATTCCGCACGCCGCGATGCACGTGCCGGAAGAGTACGTTGCTCCTTACCGCCAGAAGTTCTCTGAGTTTGAAGACAAGATCGGCAAGTACTCGGGTCCTCCGGTGAAGAACCCGATCGCGGCGTTCGCTGGCATGTGCACCAAGATGGACGAGGACGTCGGCCGCGTGATGCACCTGGTCAACGAGTTGGGTCTCGACGACAACACGATCGTCATGTTCACTAGCGACAACGGCGCCCATCAGGAAGGGGGCCACGATCCCAAATTCTTCAACAGCAACGGACCTTATCGCGGTCACAAGCGTGACCTGACCGATGGCGGTATCCGCGCGCCGTTTTTGGTTCGCTGGCCAGGCCACGTGAAGCCAGGCACCGAAAGCCATCTGATCAGTGCTCACTGGGACGTTTTGCCGACGCTATGCCAACTGGCCGGCGCCGAAGTGCCGGAAGGCCTCGACGGCATCACCATGGTGCCTGAGCTGACCGGGGAAGGGGATCAGCCGCAGCACGATTACCTGTACTGGGAGTTCTTCGAACGCGGCGGCCGTCGAGCCGTTCGCATGGGCCAATGGAAGGCCGTGCAAAACGACATGACCGCCGACCCCGATGCCCACATCGCGCTGTACAACATCGAGAAGGACGTCGAGGAAAACGTCGACCTCTCGAAGCAGCACCCCGAACTGATCGCCAAGGTGCGTGAAATCTTCGACCAGGCTCACACCGAAAACGACCGCTTCAAGTTCAAGTTTGAACGGAAGTAA
- a CDS encoding polysaccharide pyruvyl transferase family protein — MKRRTFLQSSVAAVLASKAYAAPARRPRILLRSSWQVVNIGDIAHTPGVMALLEKYVPEAEVTLWASGDFSEEVHAMEARRFPNMRVVKGSIGETGKVSNADLKDAVDSCDFLLHGSGPSFVARRDVGRFVEHTGKPFGIYGITYTGADQETQDLMSSANFVYFRDSVSLKKAKVDGIQSPIMEFGPDGAFACDLRDDEKAEAYLKQVGLTPGEFLCCITRLRYTPYWEVKKGRTIDPERHARNEAMKDHDHKPIREAIARVVTETDKKVLLCPEDMTQMKVTKLNIYDHLSDEVKQKVVWRDKFWLTDQALSTYVRSAGFFGLEMHSPIMCIGNGIPAIVGRFEEQTSKGFMWQDIGLGDWLFDFDKPEQVANYPATVLDLVQRPEFAQHMVTHAQAAVTRRQYETMEVVRKSAGL, encoded by the coding sequence ATGAAACGTCGTACGTTCTTACAATCCTCGGTCGCCGCCGTGTTGGCTTCGAAGGCTTACGCGGCTCCTGCCAGGCGGCCGAGGATACTTCTTCGTTCTTCGTGGCAAGTGGTGAACATCGGTGACATCGCCCACACGCCCGGCGTGATGGCCTTGCTCGAGAAGTACGTGCCAGAGGCTGAAGTCACGTTGTGGGCTTCTGGCGACTTCTCAGAAGAAGTCCACGCGATGGAAGCCCGACGCTTCCCCAACATGCGGGTCGTAAAAGGTTCGATCGGCGAGACCGGCAAGGTCTCCAATGCCGACTTGAAGGACGCCGTCGACTCGTGCGACTTCCTGCTGCATGGCTCGGGGCCGTCGTTCGTCGCTCGCCGCGATGTGGGTCGGTTCGTCGAGCACACAGGCAAGCCGTTTGGCATCTATGGCATCACCTACACTGGCGCCGATCAGGAAACCCAGGACCTGATGAGCTCGGCCAACTTCGTCTACTTCCGCGATTCCGTCTCGCTGAAGAAAGCGAAAGTGGATGGCATCCAGAGCCCGATCATGGAGTTCGGTCCCGATGGGGCATTCGCTTGCGATCTGCGTGATGACGAAAAAGCGGAGGCCTATCTGAAGCAGGTTGGTCTGACTCCTGGTGAGTTTCTGTGCTGCATCACGCGGCTGCGTTACACGCCTTACTGGGAAGTGAAAAAGGGACGTACGATCGATCCTGAGCGTCATGCTCGTAACGAGGCGATGAAGGATCACGACCACAAGCCGATTCGCGAGGCGATTGCCCGCGTCGTGACCGAGACCGACAAAAAGGTCCTGCTTTGTCCCGAGGACATGACGCAGATGAAGGTCACCAAGTTGAACATCTACGACCATCTTTCCGACGAGGTGAAGCAGAAGGTCGTCTGGCGCGACAAGTTCTGGCTCACCGATCAGGCCCTCAGCACGTACGTGCGTTCGGCCGGCTTCTTCGGGCTCGAGATGCACTCGCCGATCATGTGTATCGGCAACGGCATCCCCGCCATTGTGGGGCGTTTCGAAGAGCAGACCTCCAAGGGTTTCATGTGGCAGGACATCGGACTGGGCGATTGGCTGTTCGATTTCGACAAGCCAGAGCAGGTCGCCAACTATCCGGCCACCGTGTTAGACTTAGTACAGCGGCCTGAGTTTGCCCAGCACATGGTCACCCACGCCCAGGCCGCGGTAACTCGCCGACAGTACGAAACCATGGAAGTGGTTCGCAAGTCGGCCGGCCTTTGA
- the msrA gene encoding peptide-methionine (S)-S-oxide reductase MsrA, whose amino-acid sequence MADLQTATFGGGCFWCTEAVFLELRGVKSVESGYAGGHVANPTYEQVCTKTTGHAEVIQITYDPDQINYEDLLEIFFQTHDPTTKDRQGNDVGPQYRSAVFYHTDEQKETAQAFIAKLNESGVLPGKIVTEVTQINNYYPAENYHQDYLANNPSNPYCAMVVRPKVDKFRKQFADKLK is encoded by the coding sequence ATGGCAGATCTTCAAACGGCAACTTTCGGCGGCGGGTGTTTCTGGTGCACCGAGGCTGTCTTCCTTGAGCTACGTGGCGTCAAGAGTGTCGAGTCCGGCTACGCAGGCGGGCACGTTGCCAATCCGACCTACGAACAGGTCTGCACCAAGACGACCGGGCACGCCGAGGTGATTCAAATCACGTACGACCCTGACCAGATCAACTACGAAGACTTGCTGGAGATCTTCTTTCAAACGCACGACCCGACCACCAAGGATCGGCAAGGCAACGATGTCGGCCCGCAGTATCGCAGCGCGGTGTTTTATCACACGGACGAGCAAAAAGAGACGGCCCAGGCGTTCATCGCCAAGCTGAACGAAAGCGGCGTGCTGCCTGGCAAGATCGTGACCGAAGTGACCCAGATCAACAACTACTACCCGGCCGAGAACTACCACCAGGATTACCTGGCCAACAACCCCAGCAACCCTTACTGCGCGATGGTCGTTCGCCCGAAGGTCGACAAGTTCCGCAAGCAGTTTGCCGACAAGCTGAAGTAA